The window CCAAAGACATCCGTCAATAATTGATCCCCAATGACAACGGTTTGATCTTTGTTCAGACCCATTTGAGATAATGCTTTCCTAAATGCAAACCCCAATGGTTTTCTTGCCCTAAAAATAAACGGAATTCCTAGTGGGTCGGAGAAGGATTTTACTCGTCCTTCATTATTATTAGAAACAATGGTCACAAGGATATCGTGTTTTCTCATATCTTCAAACCATTCAATCAGTTTTGGGGTAGCATACTCACGATCCCATTCGACTAAGGTATTGTCTAAGTCGGTGATGATCCCCTTTACTCCTTTTTCTTTCAAAGCTACAGGAGAAATATCAAACACACTTTTTACATGTTGGTCTGGTAAGAACTTCTTTAACAATTATTTACACCTCATATTCTCATAATACCGATTCCATCATACCGAAAAAGAACGACTCTTTCAAAATAAAGCTAATATGTATAAATGATTATCGCTTATTTTTCAACAAAGTAAAACTAGTCGTGACTAAAGCTTAAAAGAAATATGTAGAATCTTATCGAAATGTCAACAAATTAGCACCGGAGTTAGAAAAGTTTTCGACAACTTCCCGCTTCACCCACTTCTGTGGATAACTTTATTCACATTATACACCTTAGTTTTTTTATGAATACGGTGTTTATAAACAAATTAATCACAGGTTATCCACTGCTTGTTGTGGATAAGGGAACGGTTGTTCCAACCCCTATATTTTGATAGAGTTATGTTACATCAAATGATCATACCATTATATTCTTAATTTTGTTAAATAGAATAAAAACTTTTAATGGAGGTGACAAGCTGGCATGAAAAAACTCACTGATGATCTTCTAATTGAAGCTTACTATAAGGCCAGAGAACTTAAACTTAACCCCGATTTTATTCGCTTAATTGAAAAGGAACTGCAACGACGAGCTTTATTTCTTAAAATCAAGGTATCCTCTTAAAGTGAATAAGCCGGTTTGGCTTATTTTTTTTGTTGTTTTGCCCGGATTTCTCCTAGTTTTTGACCTACTGAAATATCCTTAGGTGTTTTAATCGATGATAGCGCATCAAATGTATCTTTTTCAAAAAGCAATACAACAGTTGAGCCAAACGTAAAATAAGCTAATTCTTCACCTTTTCCGATGTTGCCGCCCTCATGTACCATTTCAATAGAATTTACGAACATTGCCCCTACTTTCACGACTGCTACATGACCACTCTCATGTTTTATTTCCGTAATCCGACGGTAATTTTTTGAAAGAGTCTGATGACCATATTTCAAGCCCCATTTGTTCACCGGAAAGGATTTCCTACCGAGTGTCCATTGCCCGATAATTTCACCAGTAACTGGACTATGAATGCGATGATAATGACTCGGACTTAAATAAAGAATCATGTATAGACCATTTATATATTTAGCTAAAACCTGCTCATTTCCAAGCATTTCAGCAATAGAATAATTTTTCCCTTTAACTGTTATCTCATTCGTTTTCTTAATTTCCCCAATATCTTCAAGCACTCCATCTACCGGACTAACAATTGACAATGGGTGTTGATCATTTGGCCTTGCTCCAACCTTAAGTCTACGGACAAATAGATCATGAAGTGTTGGATACTCATCTAATGATTTTTCCATTTCCAGTAAATTAATCTTATAGGCTTTAACAAAAGAAGGAATAATAAAATGACTAACCTTTGAGGTAGCAAATTTTTTTAAGACTTTAGAAGTAAACTTCCCATTTGTTAATTCAATCATGAGCCGATATAAACCTTGCACCAATATATATACCTCCAAAATATGTGAATTACTCTTTACGCACATGCATAAAAAGCTTAAAATAAAATATTATTATATAAATTAAGTTATACCCCTTCCGTGCTATTAAGGAGTGAGGAGAATTGTTTTTTTTAGAAGTTGTTGATCAAACCATTAAAAAGCTTAAATGTCAAACAGCAAATGTATTAACCCTAACAAATTTAGGCCTTGGTGGTTATGCAATTATTGTTGGGCTAAAAGGAAACCTAAACCTTAGTTTACTGCTTATTTTTATTGCAGCGTTGGCTGATCGTTTTGACGGAATGGTCGCTAGGAGATTTAATATTGAATCTGAACTTGGAAAGCAGCTCGATTCCATGAGTGATATTATATCATTTGGAGTAGCCCCAGCACTATTATTATATCAAGGAATTTTGCATGAATTTGGGGCACCTGGAATATTCTTTACCGTTTTCTATATTGGATGCGGGGCGTTTCGCCTTGCCAGATTCAATATTACTGAATGTAATGGCTATTTTACGGGCTTACCTATCACAGCTGCCGGGTGTCTGGTAACGCTTAGTTTCCTTGTAATACCATATTCCCCGCCACAGACGTTTTTCTTTTTAATCATTTTACTATCATTTTTAATGGTCAGTTCATTTAAACTTAAAAAAGTCTGAAAACAAGACAACAGCGCTTATACGGTGCTGTTTTTTGTTTGTATGTCTATAAAAATACCCAAACTGTTCATTTGTTAATCATACCACTCAATGGTTGGGCTAAAAGTAAAGAACAGAAAAAATATTAAGGCAAAAAAATGGACGATGGCGAATTCCCATCATCCATTTCCATTTTTGCGCTTTTCTTTTTCAGCACGATAAAATTCATGAAACATTTTCATTAGTGCGCGTTTTTCGATTCTAGATACATAGCTTCTTGAGATTCCTAATTCTTTGGCAATTTCACGCTGTGTCTTTTCTTTTTGTAGATCAAGTCCAAACCTTCCTACGATCACTTCTTTTTCACGATCATCTAATACATCAATGTATTCTTTAACTTTTTCAAGTTCCATGTTTAATTGAATGGTATCGATTACATCTTCTGACTCTGATTTAAGTACATCAATCAAGGATATTTCGTTGCCTTCTTTATCCTGTCCAATTGGATCATGTAATGAAACATCTTTTTTCGTCTTCTTTAAAGCTCTTAAATGCATCAAGATTTCATTTTCTATACAACGGGCAGCATACGTAGCAAGTTTTGTACCTTTCCCCTCAGAATAGCTCTCTATCGCTTTGATTAATCCAATTGTCCCAATTGAGATGAGGTCCTCGGCGTCTTCACCTGTATTTTCGAATTTTTTTACTATATGGGCAACAAGCCGCAGATTATGTTCAATCAGCATATTCCTTGCATGTGTATCTCCTTTTGCCATTAGCTGCAAATATTTTCGTTCCTCCGCTGCTGACAAGGGCTGTGGAAAGGCGTTATTTTTTACATAAGAAACTAGAAATACGATTTCCTTAACTAAGTAGCCAAGTGCTGTCAAAATACCGGACATTGTTTCACCCCCACTAGTTTAGGTCTTTTCCCTATAACTAATTCCTATGTGAAAAAAGAGGGATTTTTGTCTGTCCTGATAATTTTTTTATGTCCATCTTGAAAGTAAAAAAGCATTCACCTCACTCAAGGTCAATGCTTTCTCGTGCTTTTATTATGCATCTGCACTAACTTCAGCAGCAACGATACTTCCAATAGCCCCACAAATAATAAGTCCCATCACCATTAAAAACATATCCCCCACACCCCTCAGTAAGTATCTGAATATTACAATTTCAATTTACCACATTGACCCCTTATTTAAATTGCTGAATTGTGAACATTGTGTTACATGTGACATTTGTAACAACTATACAAAAAAAAACGCCCCGATTAATAGGACGTTTACTTTTTCGTCATGTATTCTTGCCCTTCTTCTGATTCTAACAATCTACGCCTACAAATCTTGGATTGATTTAAGAACAGAACTGAAAATGTAAGAAATATAAGGGATGCCCCCATCATGATATTCATATCTAAATCTGACTTTGCGACAGACGGAATAATCACACCTAAGTAAAAAAATACACCCACGGCCAGCAATACAATACCATACCGCTTATAGTCTAGCATTTTTGCAAACAAACTTTTCACGATTTCAAGCTCCATATTCGCTCACCTAGCCTTATAAAAAATCTATAAATCTACTGTAACATACAGAACAGATTTATAGATGATGTAATATTTAGCAAAGGTGGAAAAAAGGAGCCGAGATGAGTCAGCCCTCAGAGACCTAAAAGCTTTAGTTATTCACCGTCTTAATTTGTTATAACATTATTAATCATGATTTTTAAATAGTCTGTTCAATAGGTCTGTTGATTTCCGTTCCAGGCGCTTCGCTTTCCGCGGGGCGGGCGGTGAGCCTCCTCAGCGCTAAAGCGCCTGCGGGGTCTCACCTGTCCCGCTACTCCCGCAAGAGTCTTCGCGCCTTCCACTCCAATCAACAGGGAGGTTCCAATACAGACCTTCCATTCAACCAATAGAAAATAAAAATATGTAGTGAAATCAATGTTTAAGCAAATTGAGTCTAGCCACAGTGAATATGAATTTTTGTCTATTGATTAATTAGTTCCAAACGATCCTTTGATTCCTATTTTTCCACGACTCTTTGATTTTGGGCATCATTGAGGCTTTTTATTCCCATTTTCCGGCCAAAGCTGTCCGAAATCGCCGCAATTTTTTAGTTTGATTGCCCCCTGTTAATTGGAGCGGAGATCAACAGGTTCCTTAGCATAAACAATCTCATATTAAAAACTTGCATTTAATGTTCTGGCAAAATGAAAAATTGTCGAGAAAATAGCCTTTCTCGACAATCTGACTAGCTGAGATGAGTCAGCCCCTTAAATTCTTATTTTAGCGCTT of the Bacillus sp. 1NLA3E genome contains:
- a CDS encoding YqeG family HAD IIIA-type phosphatase; this translates as MLKKFLPDQHVKSVFDISPVALKEKGVKGIITDLDNTLVEWDREYATPKLIEWFEDMRKHDILVTIVSNNNEGRVKSFSDPLGIPFIFRARKPLGFAFRKALSQMGLNKDQTVVIGDQLLTDVFGGNSSGFHTILVVPVARTDGFFTKLNRQIERRLLNWFRKKGMIQWED
- a CDS encoding sporulation histidine kinase inhibitor Sda; the encoded protein is MKKLTDDLLIEAYYKARELKLNPDFIRLIEKELQRRALFLKIKVSS
- a CDS encoding phosphatidylserine decarboxylase; protein product: MVQGLYRLMIELTNGKFTSKVLKKFATSKVSHFIIPSFVKAYKINLLEMEKSLDEYPTLHDLFVRRLKVGARPNDQHPLSIVSPVDGVLEDIGEIKKTNEITVKGKNYSIAEMLGNEQVLAKYINGLYMILYLSPSHYHRIHSPVTGEIIGQWTLGRKSFPVNKWGLKYGHQTLSKNYRRITEIKHESGHVAVVKVGAMFVNSIEMVHEGGNIGKGEELAYFTFGSTVVLLFEKDTFDALSSIKTPKDISVGQKLGEIRAKQQKK
- the pssA gene encoding CDP-diacylglycerol--serine O-phosphatidyltransferase, whose amino-acid sequence is MFFLEVVDQTIKKLKCQTANVLTLTNLGLGGYAIIVGLKGNLNLSLLLIFIAALADRFDGMVARRFNIESELGKQLDSMSDIISFGVAPALLLYQGILHEFGAPGIFFTVFYIGCGAFRLARFNITECNGYFTGLPITAAGCLVTLSFLVIPYSPPQTFFFLIILLSFLMVSSFKLKKV
- the sigK gene encoding RNA polymerase sporulation sigma factor SigK, which gives rise to MSGILTALGYLVKEIVFLVSYVKNNAFPQPLSAAEERKYLQLMAKGDTHARNMLIEHNLRLVAHIVKKFENTGEDAEDLISIGTIGLIKAIESYSEGKGTKLATYAARCIENEILMHLRALKKTKKDVSLHDPIGQDKEGNEISLIDVLKSESEDVIDTIQLNMELEKVKEYIDVLDDREKEVIVGRFGLDLQKEKTQREIAKELGISRSYVSRIEKRALMKMFHEFYRAEKEKRKNGNG
- a CDS encoding YrhC family protein, whose translation is MELEIVKSLFAKMLDYKRYGIVLLAVGVFFYLGVIIPSVAKSDLDMNIMMGASLIFLTFSVLFLNQSKICRRRLLESEEGQEYMTKK